In Haloarcula marismortui ATCC 43049, the sequence TCGGCTGTCGGAAGCTCATCGAAGAGTCCGTCGAGGGGCGGTTTCGCTGGGCACAGTACGATTTCGGTCGGGAGGCGTCGCGGCTAGAACTCATCGCACCGGAGGCATCGGACACGTTCCTTACGTCGTATCTCGACAACCACGGTCCGGGCCTACACCACGTCACGCTCGAAGTGGCCGCTGTCGACGCAGTGAAAGCGGTACTGGAGCGCAACGGATACAGCGTCATTGAGTACCGCGAGTATCAGGACTGGACAGAGGCATTTGTGCCACCATCGAACCCGACCGGGGCGCTGTTTC encodes:
- a CDS encoding VOC family protein — its product is MSQETPIRVDHIGIAVEDIGDAEPFLFALGCRKLIEESVEGRFRWAQYDFGREASRLELIAPEASDTFLTSYLDNHGPGLHHVTLEVAAVDAVKAVLERNGYSVIEYREYQDWTEAFVPPSNPTGALFQLFEYHDSYDADRPPAGKLYVDGSRLDG